In one window of Pseudobdellovibrionaceae bacterium DNA:
- a CDS encoding prepilin peptidase, translating to MGVATFVVFLFGAIWGSFANVVIYRLPHEKSVVKPRSRCPKCEAAIKWYDNVPILSWLFLRGRCRSCKAKISWRYPLVEFLMGSVFAIVFYQFGFSWLTLEYLVFAFGLIVVSFIDFDHMILPDVFTLSGVVLGLLGAALNPEREFMSALWGVLMGGGSLYLVAYIYFALRKEEGMGGGDIKLLAWIGALLGWKSIPFVILASSLVGSVVGILIMIRSREGMKAAIPFGPYLALGALIYMIGGSQLIDWYFRLHIPSLGQ from the coding sequence ATGGGTGTGGCGACTTTTGTGGTGTTTCTATTTGGAGCCATTTGGGGCAGTTTTGCGAATGTGGTCATCTACAGATTACCCCACGAAAAAAGTGTAGTGAAGCCCAGAAGCCGTTGCCCCAAATGTGAGGCGGCCATCAAGTGGTATGACAATGTGCCCATTTTGTCCTGGCTATTTTTGCGAGGTCGTTGTCGATCCTGTAAGGCGAAGATTTCCTGGCGCTACCCATTGGTGGAATTTTTGATGGGAAGTGTTTTTGCAATTGTCTTTTACCAGTTTGGATTTTCTTGGTTAACCCTTGAGTATCTCGTGTTTGCCTTTGGTTTGATCGTTGTCAGTTTTATTGATTTTGACCATATGATCTTGCCCGATGTTTTTACTCTATCCGGTGTAGTATTGGGTCTACTGGGAGCCGCACTCAACCCTGAGCGGGAATTTATGTCGGCATTATGGGGCGTGCTCATGGGGGGCGGGTCTTTGTACCTCGTGGCCTATATTTATTTTGCCCTTCGAAAAGAAGAGGGCATGGGCGGTGGCGACATAAAGCTTTTGGCATGGATCGGCGCCCTATTGGGTTGGAAGTCCATCCCCTTTGTGATCCTAGCCTCAAGTCTAGTTGGAAGTGTGGTGGGAATTCTAATTATGATCCGCAGCCGAGAGGGGATGAAGGCGGCAATTCCCTTCGGGCCATACCTTGCGCTAGGGGCCCTTATTTATATGATCGGTGGTTCTCAACTGATCGACTGGTACTTTCGTCTACACATACCTTCGTTGGGACAATAA
- a CDS encoding ABC transporter permease, whose amino-acid sequence MRVVWIIALNTFREIIRDRILYGLVVFALLLIGLSLALGQLSFAEQIRISANFGFTGIHLSAVMLSIFAGGSLVAKEIDKKTILTLLARPISRFQFMLGKSLGLTLVVVSVVTGLALVLAFILMNMGFKLNEGFFLGLFGIILEAIVLLGMALFFSTFSRPIMVASFVLGMFLIGHWLNSLEYFSNKSESGVFKGVGSAIVAVFPNLETFNWRSLAVYGETLEWSVVGTAVVYAFVWYNLLLLAAALVIRKKDFG is encoded by the coding sequence ATGAGAGTGGTTTGGATTATTGCACTTAATACTTTTCGAGAGATCATTAGAGATCGAATTTTATATGGCTTGGTGGTTTTTGCACTGCTATTGATCGGCTTAAGTTTAGCGTTGGGACAGCTCAGTTTTGCTGAGCAAATTCGAATCTCAGCCAATTTTGGCTTTACAGGTATCCACCTCAGCGCCGTGATGCTTTCGATTTTTGCAGGTGGCTCGCTGGTTGCCAAAGAGATTGATAAAAAGACAATTTTGACTCTATTGGCAAGACCCATCAGTCGGTTTCAATTTATGCTGGGTAAGAGTTTGGGGTTAACCTTAGTGGTGGTTTCGGTGGTGACGGGCCTAGCTCTCGTGTTGGCATTTATTCTAATGAACATGGGCTTTAAGTTAAATGAAGGTTTTTTTCTGGGTTTATTTGGGATTATTCTCGAAGCCATTGTTTTGTTGGGTATGGCACTGTTTTTTAGCACGTTTTCTCGTCCAATTATGGTGGCCTCATTTGTTTTAGGAATGTTTTTGATTGGGCATTGGTTAAATAGCCTAGAGTATTTTTCGAATAAAAGTGAGTCAGGGGTATTTAAGGGCGTTGGAAGCGCCATTGTCGCTGTATTTCCCAATCTAGAGACCTTCAATTGGCGCTCCCTTGCTGTTTATGGAGAAACTCTCGAGTGGTCTGTGGTTGGTACGGCCGTCGTATACGCCTTTGTCTGGTACAACCTGTTACTGTTGGCAGCGGCACTCGTGATAAGGAAAAAAGATTTTGGTTGA
- a CDS encoding PilN domain-containing protein gives MIKVNLLRNQGVEVAETQTFDIGSLDSGSQSQNAKKIGAMLAFVILLIGFEQFTLSELEDDYKAAVALNQQKVTESRNKQKKADEAEKAQKVIRELEDKIRVIKVLSKTRLREIKMLDMLQNIVPERLWLTQIKYQEDTINLMGYALSEDELTGFLEAMEARRGMFRDVIPLKSAEKTVGQGNVISFEINAKVMPLE, from the coding sequence ATGATCAAAGTCAATCTTCTTCGAAATCAAGGTGTAGAAGTTGCTGAGACTCAAACATTTGATATTGGATCTCTCGACAGCGGTTCTCAGTCGCAGAATGCGAAAAAAATTGGGGCCATGTTGGCGTTCGTTATTTTATTGATTGGGTTTGAACAGTTCACACTCAGTGAGCTTGAAGATGATTACAAAGCAGCAGTGGCTCTAAACCAACAAAAGGTCACTGAGTCTAGAAATAAACAGAAAAAAGCAGACGAGGCAGAAAAAGCACAAAAAGTGATTCGGGAGCTTGAAGATAAAATCCGTGTGATTAAGGTGCTTTCAAAAACTCGACTTCGCGAGATTAAGATGCTGGACATGTTGCAAAATATTGTGCCTGAACGCTTGTGGCTCACCCAAATTAAGTATCAAGAAGACACAATTAATCTCATGGGCTATGCCCTATCGGAAGACGAACTGACGGGTTTTCTTGAGGCTATGGAAGCGCGACGAGGAATGTTTAGAGATGTGATACCGTTAAAGTCAGCCGAAAAGACAGTGGGTCAGGGCAATGTGATAAGTTTCGAAATTAACGCAAAAGTGATGCCATTGGAATAA
- a CDS encoding pilus assembly protein PilP — MNRKWSEVLALLFVGVASTMMAFAVTSPFVRVAESQEAQLPPPVPPPPPGTEVPPETMPGDNAGAAPVPPPSPAANELPFLEPYNYNPEGRRDPFEPFTTIQVTVGVDGPAAGPMLPLQQFDLGQIKLIGIMWDVKDPKAMFLDPNNEVHTLRKNDRLGRSNGYIAVIREGEVVIVETARIRGELLYTTRVVKMARN, encoded by the coding sequence ATGAATCGAAAGTGGTCTGAAGTTTTAGCATTGTTATTTGTCGGTGTGGCCAGCACCATGATGGCTTTTGCTGTAACGTCGCCCTTTGTTCGCGTGGCGGAGTCCCAAGAAGCACAACTGCCCCCTCCTGTACCTCCACCCCCACCAGGCACAGAAGTTCCACCGGAGACAATGCCTGGTGATAATGCCGGGGCGGCCCCGGTACCTCCGCCAAGCCCTGCGGCCAATGAGTTGCCCTTTCTTGAGCCCTACAACTACAATCCCGAAGGTCGACGAGACCCCTTTGAGCCGTTCACCACAATTCAAGTCACGGTGGGAGTGGATGGGCCAGCGGCCGGACCGATGTTGCCCCTTCAGCAGTTTGATCTGGGACAGATAAAATTGATTGGAATCATGTGGGACGTTAAAGATCCAAAGGCCATGTTTTTGGATCCGAATAATGAAGTGCATACTTTACGAAAGAATGATCGTTTGGGCCGAAGCAACGGATATATAGCGGTGATTCGTGAAGGGGAAGTTGTCATTGTAGAAACAGCTCGCATTCGCGGCGAGTTGCTGTATACAACCCGAGTCGTGAAAATGGCTCGAAACTAA
- the pilM gene encoding type IV pilus assembly protein PilM, which yields MFFGKKKIIGLDIGTSTIKLAELDVSKRSATLVSFGMLETPPNSVSGGEVIDSGAIGATIGQLVEDVNSKRKLAATSLWGTSVIVKRISIPRMEESLIAEQIRWEAEQYIPYDVNEVNLAFQVLKQANKSPETMDILLVAAVQEKAFKSAETIELAGLKCAILDVAGFALANCFFRSYGDRATGNALLLNVGATTTNFVVVSKGEVVFCRDIPVGGSTYTSELQKGMGINSEEAEVMKMSVASGQPAPDEAAAIIQSVHDIVADEISGSVDFFVNTSDADQIKQCFVTGGGSKMPGLLTRLSNIMNCEKFDPFLGINYSKKVFSASYIDQIRDFSAVAIGLGLRGVGDS from the coding sequence ATGTTTTTTGGCAAGAAAAAGATTATTGGGTTGGACATTGGTACTAGCACCATAAAGCTGGCGGAGCTTGACGTCTCTAAACGGTCGGCCACATTGGTGTCCTTCGGTATGTTAGAAACACCTCCTAACTCCGTCTCAGGCGGAGAAGTCATCGACAGTGGTGCCATAGGTGCCACCATTGGCCAGCTAGTTGAGGATGTGAATTCCAAACGAAAATTGGCAGCCACTTCGCTTTGGGGAACCAGCGTTATTGTTAAGAGAATCAGTATCCCGCGTATGGAAGAAAGCTTAATCGCTGAACAGATTCGCTGGGAGGCCGAGCAGTATATACCCTATGATGTAAACGAAGTGAACTTGGCCTTTCAAGTTCTAAAACAAGCCAACAAGTCGCCTGAAACGATGGACATTTTGTTGGTGGCCGCTGTTCAAGAAAAAGCTTTCAAAAGTGCAGAAACTATTGAGCTAGCGGGCCTTAAATGCGCGATTTTAGACGTGGCAGGTTTTGCTTTGGCCAATTGTTTTTTTCGAAGTTACGGGGACCGTGCCACTGGCAACGCCTTATTGTTGAATGTGGGTGCGACCACGACTAATTTTGTCGTTGTTTCAAAGGGTGAAGTGGTTTTTTGCCGAGACATTCCGGTAGGTGGATCCACCTACACCAGTGAGCTTCAAAAGGGTATGGGCATCAATAGTGAAGAAGCCGAGGTCATGAAGATGAGCGTGGCTTCTGGTCAGCCGGCCCCCGATGAGGCGGCAGCTATTATTCAGTCGGTGCATGATATAGTGGCTGACGAAATCTCTGGCAGTGTGGACTTTTTTGTTAACACATCGGATGCAGATCAAATCAAACAGTGTTTTGTCACTGGTGGTGGAAGCAAAATGCCAGGACTGCTGACTCGCCTTTCAAATATAATGAATTGCGAGAAGTTTGATCCCTTTTTGGGCATCAACTACAGTAAAAAAGTGTTCTCAGCCAGTTACATTGATCAAATCAGAGATTTCTCCGCTGTGGCCATCGGCCTCGGTTTGCGCGGGGTGGGTGATTCATGA
- the pilO gene encoding type 4a pilus biogenesis protein PilO: MEEKLNQLTLQQSVLIGIGLAVLYFFVMFDDGTSKENQIKNMKDQVAAKEQEIAKYDKTIKDAERFKVVAEELGEEMNRILNYIPADLSGVELMKTMSNEARVAGVNINNVQSSGGEKTDYNFIEAIGVTVDLRGSYGQLLSFMSYLTKVEKIVTLKEFEMRSTSGKNNEDNELTFKAKFKGFKYVVEENKNDKKK; the protein is encoded by the coding sequence ATGGAAGAAAAGCTCAACCAGTTAACATTACAGCAGTCAGTTTTAATAGGTATAGGCCTGGCTGTACTATATTTCTTTGTGATGTTCGACGATGGGACGAGCAAAGAAAATCAGATTAAGAATATGAAGGATCAGGTGGCGGCCAAGGAACAAGAAATCGCCAAGTATGATAAGACTATTAAGGATGCTGAGCGTTTTAAGGTGGTGGCCGAAGAGTTAGGCGAAGAGATGAATAGAATTCTCAATTATATTCCCGCCGATTTAAGTGGCGTTGAGTTGATGAAAACAATGTCGAATGAGGCCCGAGTGGCAGGTGTTAATATCAACAATGTTCAGTCATCGGGCGGAGAAAAGACAGACTACAATTTTATAGAAGCCATAGGTGTCACTGTAGATCTGCGTGGATCATATGGCCAATTGTTGTCATTCATGTCGTACCTGACGAAAGTAGAAAAAATTGTCACGTTAAAAGAGTTCGAGATGCGTTCAACATCCGGCAAGAACAACGAAGATAATGAATTGACGTTTAAGGCAAAGTTTAAGGGATTTAAATATGTCGTTGAGGAAAACAAAAACGACAAAAAGAAATAG
- the carB gene encoding carbamoyl-phosphate synthase large subunit has protein sequence MIKGLNKVVILGSGPIVIGQACEFDYSGTQACKALMQQGLEVILINSNPATIMTDAEIATRVYIEPLKKEFVARVLEEEKPDALIPTLGGQTALNLALELNADGVLDRLGIKMLGARPEVIQAAEDREKFCKILDSVGAKYPKSFMVKSFEQGMEVADKLGAPLILRPNYTLGGGGGGIAFSLEEYKTKLAAALHESPTSEVLVEASILGWKEFELEVMRDAAGTFVIICSIENFDPCGVHTGDSITVAPQQTLSDREYQAMRDEAQKIVNAVGVETGGANIQFAVNPATGERVVIEMNPRVSRSSALASKATGFPIAKIAALLAVGYHLDEIANDITKVTPSCYEPALDYVVTKIPRFAFEKFPGSKDSLTTQMKSVGEVMGIGRTFKESLQKAVCSLEADDRGLYPVEFCEEKVTYPNSQRIYHIAQALREGYTVEQVHGWTQINPWFLEQIQNIIDFESEIQSAGSSIDRQLLLRAKRFGFSDASIGYLLKKTRRGVRELRRKHDVRPAYLRVDTCAGEFESSTPYFYSTYWSDPLNENLCDPSRLVTLLGSGPNRIGQGIEFDYSCVRSVRQLQADGYQVAMINSNPETVSTDYDTSDFLFFEPLTDECVGEVMDFLKPFGFICQVGGQTPIHLAAGLTESGHNLLGSTLDTIDLAEDRGRFAEICRELNFEVPESTMASNVEDAITFVRQAGMPIICRPSYVLGGSRMEIVESEDELRSYFKRHAAYISETRPCLLDQFLERALEVDVDLVRGKDWLVIGGVLEHIEAAGVHSGDSIAVVPPQRLKPETRDKIEDLSRQLANRLGILGFLNLQLAVKDDRVYMLEANPRSSRSVPFLVKATGVPLVDLGVKAMLGAPASELALSELDWKALDKVCVKGVVFPFKKFAEADSILGPEMKSTGESMGRGADYSEALLKALFSSRVSLPLSGEVFLSLRDKDKTDLLPVAQELVSMGYTLSATGGTAKFLIDSDLPVTTVKKVHEGRPHCVDRIRSGHVALVINTTSGRQAVEASFGIRRSCTDYSIPCITESDAAHAFLLALKKHRAGDFSVSPIQRPKPLTH, from the coding sequence ATGATTAAAGGTCTCAACAAAGTGGTGATTCTCGGTAGCGGACCTATTGTGATAGGTCAGGCCTGTGAATTTGACTATTCGGGTACGCAGGCCTGTAAAGCTCTCATGCAGCAGGGGCTTGAAGTCATCTTGATAAATTCGAATCCGGCAACAATCATGACAGATGCCGAAATTGCCACACGGGTTTATATCGAGCCTTTAAAAAAAGAATTTGTCGCTCGTGTACTAGAAGAAGAAAAACCTGATGCCCTAATTCCTACTTTGGGTGGGCAAACAGCGCTAAACCTGGCTCTCGAATTGAACGCAGATGGCGTGTTGGATCGACTCGGAATAAAAATGCTCGGCGCGCGCCCAGAGGTGATTCAGGCGGCCGAGGATCGTGAAAAGTTTTGCAAGATTCTTGATAGTGTTGGGGCGAAGTATCCAAAAAGCTTCATGGTAAAAAGTTTTGAACAGGGGATGGAAGTAGCCGATAAATTGGGTGCTCCGTTGATCCTGCGCCCTAATTACACTTTGGGCGGCGGCGGTGGTGGCATCGCCTTCTCCCTAGAAGAGTATAAAACCAAATTGGCCGCGGCTCTCCATGAAAGTCCCACTTCGGAAGTTCTCGTTGAAGCAAGTATCCTGGGTTGGAAAGAGTTTGAGCTAGAAGTGATGCGCGATGCCGCCGGCACTTTTGTGATCATTTGTTCCATCGAAAACTTTGATCCATGCGGAGTGCACACTGGCGACAGTATAACGGTTGCCCCTCAACAAACCCTTTCTGATCGTGAATATCAAGCTATGCGCGATGAAGCCCAAAAGATCGTAAATGCTGTGGGTGTTGAGACCGGTGGAGCCAATATTCAGTTTGCGGTAAACCCGGCCACAGGTGAGCGAGTGGTCATAGAAATGAATCCACGGGTGAGTCGCTCATCAGCTCTAGCTAGTAAGGCCACGGGTTTTCCCATTGCTAAAATTGCAGCGTTATTGGCCGTAGGCTATCACCTAGATGAGATAGCCAATGATATCACTAAGGTCACTCCCTCTTGCTATGAGCCAGCTCTAGATTATGTCGTGACCAAAATTCCGCGATTTGCCTTTGAGAAATTTCCAGGATCAAAAGACAGTCTCACCACGCAGATGAAGAGTGTGGGTGAAGTTATGGGGATTGGCCGCACATTTAAAGAATCATTGCAAAAGGCCGTTTGTTCATTGGAGGCCGATGATCGAGGTCTCTATCCTGTAGAATTTTGCGAAGAAAAGGTGACATATCCTAACAGTCAAAGAATCTACCACATTGCTCAAGCTCTGCGTGAGGGCTACACGGTGGAGCAGGTGCATGGGTGGACGCAGATCAACCCATGGTTTTTAGAGCAGATTCAAAATATCATAGATTTTGAATCAGAAATTCAGTCGGCGGGTTCATCCATTGACCGTCAACTTCTGCTTCGGGCCAAGCGGTTTGGCTTTTCAGATGCGTCGATTGGCTATTTACTTAAAAAAACCCGAAGGGGTGTGCGTGAACTACGACGCAAGCATGATGTTCGGCCGGCTTACCTGAGAGTGGATACCTGCGCGGGTGAGTTTGAATCGAGTACACCTTACTTTTACTCTACATATTGGAGTGATCCGCTCAATGAGAACCTGTGTGACCCCTCTAGGCTTGTGACCCTTTTGGGCAGTGGGCCTAACCGTATCGGTCAAGGCATTGAATTTGATTACAGCTGTGTGCGATCTGTGCGCCAGTTGCAGGCGGATGGTTACCAGGTGGCCATGATCAATTCGAACCCAGAGACCGTATCAACGGACTATGACACGTCTGACTTTTTGTTTTTTGAGCCACTCACAGACGAATGTGTTGGCGAAGTGATGGATTTTCTCAAACCGTTTGGTTTTATTTGTCAGGTGGGTGGGCAAACCCCCATTCATCTGGCTGCGGGCCTCACCGAGTCAGGGCACAACCTATTGGGTTCAACTTTGGATACCATAGATCTTGCCGAAGATCGGGGAAGATTTGCTGAAATTTGCCGTGAGCTTAATTTTGAAGTTCCAGAGTCCACTATGGCGTCAAATGTTGAAGATGCCATCACATTTGTAAGACAAGCCGGTATGCCTATTATTTGTCGCCCCAGTTATGTTTTAGGCGGGAGTCGCATGGAGATTGTCGAGTCAGAGGACGAGTTGCGATCTTATTTTAAGCGGCATGCCGCCTATATTTCTGAGACTCGCCCCTGTTTACTCGATCAGTTTTTAGAACGAGCCCTTGAAGTGGATGTTGATCTTGTGCGCGGGAAAGACTGGTTAGTTATTGGCGGTGTTCTTGAGCACATTGAAGCTGCTGGTGTACATAGTGGTGATAGTATTGCCGTGGTGCCACCGCAGCGATTAAAGCCAGAGACCCGCGACAAAATAGAAGACTTAAGTCGGCAACTGGCAAATCGCCTTGGCATTCTTGGGTTTTTGAATTTGCAGTTAGCAGTTAAAGATGATCGCGTTTACATGCTTGAGGCTAATCCGAGAAGCTCAAGGAGTGTGCCGTTTTTGGTTAAGGCCACGGGTGTGCCCCTTGTGGATTTAGGGGTCAAAGCCATGTTGGGCGCGCCGGCTAGCGAATTGGCGTTGTCTGAACTGGATTGGAAAGCCTTAGATAAAGTTTGTGTTAAGGGCGTGGTATTTCCCTTTAAGAAGTTTGCCGAAGCTGATTCCATTTTGGGGCCCGAGATGAAGTCCACGGGCGAGAGCATGGGGCGGGGAGCGGATTACTCAGAAGCCCTGCTTAAGGCCCTATTTTCAAGTCGCGTGAGTCTGCCACTATCTGGCGAGGTGTTTCTCTCATTAAGAGATAAAGACAAAACTGATTTGTTACCTGTGGCGCAAGAATTGGTGAGCATGGGATATACATTATCGGCAACAGGTGGTACTGCGAAATTTCTTATCGATTCGGATTTGCCGGTGACAACAGTTAAAAAAGTACATGAGGGCCGCCCCCATTGTGTGGATCGCATTCGATCGGGCCATGTAGCGTTGGTCATTAACACCACCTCGGGTCGTCAGGCCGTAGAGGCCAGTTTTGGAATTCGTCGAAGCTGTACGGATTATTCCATTCCCTGTATTACCGAAAGTGATGCCGCCCACGCTTTCTTGTTGGCTCTGAAAAAACACCGGGCGGGTGACTTTTCGGTATCACCCATTCAGCGACCGAAGCCTTTGACCCACTAA
- a CDS encoding ABC transporter ATP-binding protein codes for MFAAMAILEVKDLHKSYKKGFIPKTQKVLKGLNFKIEAGTITGFLGGNGAGKTTTMKCMLGLAFPDSGEITYFGGQPLSGKVKSRIGFLPEHPYFYDYLTGIEFLEFYGQLTLSWSRKKLRSRIDQLLAKVDLVHAGDKKLRDYSKGMLQKVGMAQALIHEPEFIILDEPMAGLDPDGRGYISDIINETASSGTAIFFSSHLLHDAERLCQDLIIIRDGLVRFSGKTEKLLDRMGQASIVTFLEKDLKHSCRVKDLAELQNKLDELRKMNATVLDIRQDRNLEQAFTLVGLRGEEL; via the coding sequence ATGTTTGCAGCTATGGCCATTTTAGAAGTTAAAGATTTACATAAAAGTTATAAAAAAGGCTTTATCCCAAAAACACAAAAAGTGTTAAAGGGCCTTAATTTTAAAATTGAGGCCGGAACCATTACTGGTTTTTTGGGAGGAAATGGCGCCGGCAAGACCACAACTATGAAGTGTATGTTGGGCTTGGCTTTTCCTGACTCTGGTGAAATCACTTATTTCGGAGGCCAGCCGCTGTCGGGAAAGGTAAAAAGTCGAATTGGCTTTTTGCCGGAGCATCCGTATTTTTATGATTATCTCACCGGAATTGAGTTTTTAGAGTTTTACGGGCAACTCACTTTAAGTTGGAGTCGTAAAAAGCTGCGGTCCCGCATCGATCAATTGTTGGCGAAAGTGGATCTGGTGCATGCCGGAGATAAAAAGCTTCGAGATTATTCAAAGGGAATGTTGCAGAAGGTGGGCATGGCGCAAGCTCTTATTCATGAGCCAGAGTTTATTATTCTCGATGAACCCATGGCGGGACTCGATCCTGATGGCCGGGGTTATATTAGTGATATCATCAATGAAACAGCAAGCTCTGGAACGGCGATTTTCTTCAGCAGCCATTTGCTGCACGATGCAGAACGCCTTTGCCAGGATTTAATTATCATACGAGATGGTTTGGTGCGGTTTTCTGGAAAGACTGAAAAATTACTCGACCGAATGGGCCAGGCCTCCATCGTGACCTTCTTAGAGAAAGACCTAAAGCATTCTTGTCGAGTGAAAGACTTGGCTGAGCTACAAAACAAGCTCGATGAACTTCGAAAAATGAATGCGACTGTTCTCGATATTCGACAAGATCGTAATTTAGAGCAGGCCTTCACTCTTGTGGGATTGCGGGGTGAAGAGTTATGA
- the carA gene encoding glutamine-hydrolyzing carbamoyl-phosphate synthase small subunit gives MSARAFLVLEGGQIFEGRWKGGKERAGEVVFNTSHSGYEEMATDPSYYNQILVTTAPMQGNYGISDDVWESRKIWINGFVALEIQSSARSSDWLSRLDENNIPVVTELDTRRLVLHLRDHGTVWGALVKANTSDEALSRARQLISEGKAHDKDWAFAVSRTAIETFQGENPAGPKVAVVDFGCKENILRELKKRCREIRIYPVRSDASDILQWQPHGVLLSNGPGDPQDVKVAVDTVRTLLGQRFVFGICMGHQILSLALGATTKPLQFGHRGSNHPIKDSLLKRVYMTSQNHGYVVCQESLPADVDVTHVNLNDNTLAGIACWPKKCMSVQFHPESHPGPHDSEGLFDEFIKRIQ, from the coding sequence ATGAGTGCCCGAGCTTTTTTGGTACTTGAAGGCGGCCAGATCTTTGAAGGCCGTTGGAAGGGTGGCAAAGAGCGGGCAGGAGAAGTGGTTTTTAACACAAGCCATAGCGGCTATGAAGAGATGGCCACCGACCCGTCTTATTATAATCAAATTTTGGTGACCACCGCTCCCATGCAGGGAAATTACGGAATCAGCGACGATGTTTGGGAGTCTCGAAAAATTTGGATCAATGGTTTTGTGGCACTTGAGATTCAATCTTCTGCTCGCAGTAGTGATTGGCTATCCCGCCTTGATGAAAACAACATTCCGGTCGTAACAGAATTAGATACGCGACGATTGGTATTGCATTTGCGCGACCACGGCACGGTGTGGGGTGCCCTAGTAAAAGCAAATACCTCGGATGAGGCACTGAGCCGGGCCCGCCAATTGATTAGCGAAGGCAAAGCTCACGATAAAGATTGGGCCTTTGCGGTTTCAAGAACCGCGATTGAAACCTTTCAAGGTGAAAATCCAGCGGGTCCGAAAGTGGCCGTTGTTGATTTTGGGTGCAAAGAAAACATTTTGCGAGAGTTAAAAAAACGATGCAGGGAGATTCGTATATACCCTGTGCGAAGTGATGCCAGCGATATTCTTCAGTGGCAACCTCATGGTGTTTTGCTTTCCAATGGGCCCGGTGATCCTCAAGACGTAAAGGTGGCCGTGGACACAGTGAGAACTCTGTTGGGTCAGCGCTTTGTATTTGGCATTTGCATGGGGCATCAGATTTTGTCTCTGGCATTGGGGGCCACGACGAAGCCACTTCAATTTGGCCATCGTGGTAGTAATCATCCCATTAAAGATTCGCTGTTAAAGCGTGTGTATATGACCAGCCAAAACCACGGGTATGTGGTCTGTCAAGAGTCACTGCCTGCAGATGTTGACGTTACTCATGTCAATTTAAATGATAATACTCTGGCCGGGATTGCATGCTGGCCAAAGAAATGTATGAGCGTGCAATTTCACCCTGAAAGCCATCCGGGCCCTCACGATTCCGAAGGACTATTTGACGAATTTATAAAGCGGATCCAATGA